Part of the Leptolyngbya sp. 'hensonii' genome, ATTGAGTTGATTAAAGCTTTGTATTCAACACCTTGAGCTTGAAACCACTTCAACACATCAGGCTCAATCTGAACTAATTGCTGTGCTTGGGACGCAGGAATTCTTAGAGTAGCCTTCTCAAAAAACTCTTCTGTCAATGGTGGAATATCGGAGTAATCAATCCCTTCATCGTCCATTGCCTCTAATACTGTCCAATTAGTACGAGAGGTATTGCTCAAGTCTTTGCCGCTCATATCGATTTGCCCTTCGTGCT contains:
- a CDS encoding BrnA antitoxin family protein; this encodes MSGKDLSNTSRTNWTVLEAMDDEGIDYSDIPPLTEEFFEKATLRIPASQAQQLVQIEPDVLKWFQAQGVEYKALINSILRHYIESHSNQSAV